The Ictalurus punctatus breed USDA103 chromosome 6, Coco_2.0, whole genome shotgun sequence DNA segment CTAAAAGTTGACTAATTACAGACAGACTTGCTTATTTACTTTGTTTGAGGAATAGAAAAGCGTCATGGGATTTaagttatgttatgttatgttatattacGTAATGTATAGTTAGCGTTACTGAATCCTGTGTTACGCAGTTGCCCTTGATGTGATTAAGGGTTACGCGCATGCGCAGTTTGCCAGTATATTAATCAATATGGCCTTAACGTTTTGTGAGTGGATTGATTGACTATTATTCATTGTTAATTATATAGGCTGATTTTACTGTGTGTACAACCCTTGCAGATGCATCACATCAGTAACAGTTGTGTTTTGCCCTTACAGCTGATCTTAAAGGACAATGTCAAGCATAGCTGCTGCTAGTGTGGAGCCTACAGCTGCAGAGGAGAAGAAGCCACTGAAGCCATGCTGTGCATGTCCTGAAACTAAAAAAGCAAGAGATGCCTGGTAAAGAGAGCTGGCCCATTTAACGTCAACATTTCACATCATTCCATTGAGGCAGGGGACGAAATAATCCTGTGCTATATAACATtcctgagctgctgttaaaCACACTAACAATCCTGGGTGTTGGGTTGGGTCGGGTCGGGTCATCACGCCTTAATTATGTCCGAGTATGACCGCAGATGTCCGAGTCCACAGGGAAGAGCGTGTGAGAGTCATAATATAGCTAATATgggaaatgaatttttttttagtgatgAATCAAATGTAtccttttcatatttatttgttctctaaTTTGTTGCTAGTTCATTGAATGACGATCATCTGATTTATCTTTCTTGTGAAATTAGTTTTGTTACCCAGTGCCCGAGTTGTATTAGCTTAATGAGGTTTGATGAATGGAGAACTGGTCGATTATATATGgccatgagtgtgtgtatgcaacGGTGTGGCTGCTTCTTGTCACAACAGTTTGCGTCCAGTTGATGGTTAATTACTCATGATTGGTTTTATGTTATAAAAGTATATGAGGGAAATCATAATAACAGTAGTACCTCTTAAGTATGATGGCGTTTTAGTGCcacttaaaaaaatgaaaataaagatcACGAGAATAAAGTCGTTaatattctcaaaatattacgactTCATTCTcgtaatttagatttttttttttttttacgtgccACTAAAATGCTGTCGTACTTAAGTAACTGCCGTTTTGTTTTGATTGATACTTGCCACATGCTTCTGTTGTTCATGTAATATTGATAAGTAAAAGAACATGTACTAACCTGTGACTGTGTTAATGATCTGCTTGTCTTTGGGAGAAAGTATTAGCCACCAGTCTTACTGAATGCATTCACATTTGACATGTATAGGTTGATGTGTGTTGGTTTTCTTTCCTCAGTATAATTGAAAAGGGTGAAGAAAGCTGCACAGGTCTTATCGAGGCGCACAAGGAGTGCATGAGGGCACTTGGTTTCAAGATATAATAGGACTGGGTTGTGAGGTAAACAAACGTTATTAAGTAGTTGTGTACTAAACTTTAATGCATAGTAATGGAATAGTTTAATgaaacatcagatttttgtaATCCGAGCAAATGCATTATGATGCAACTGAACACTAATAAACATTtcaatcttaaaaaaaaaaaaagggagtaAAGCCGTACCACATACATGTACGTTCCGAATGATATCAGTTTATATGTTAAACAAAAATGATTATCTGGTTAATGCTAACAGTATGCTGTATAGAGTCAGTGTCTAAACTTTGTATGAGGCTAGAACATTGATAAGTGTGTTGTCCAGAAACAATAATGATTAATTATACTTGCATCAtcgttggttggttggtttatttatttatttatttatttatttatttatgttgaacttcaaaaaaaggttcttaaatatttgaacaaattaaaaaaaaataaaacaaacacatccTAATAACTATCTTGGCTTTTTCAGGATGAACTGGACTGTGGTTGGGTGTGTGGACTACTATTTATACTGCTGTGAGAAGAATGAGTTTTTTCAGTTGTTCCTCTGAATGTGATGTATTCTTAGATTTGTATGAATGTTGCAAACTTGATTTTGAATAAACACCCTATGCAATCCTATGGAATTTCCTCCTCTGATTATAGACTCTTTCATAAAAATGGGCAAACATGATTGTACAAAATGAACAGTACGCACAATGATTCCAATTTTCAACTTGAACAATAGGAGAAACTGTTTTTGTTCTAACAAGAATATTCtcaatattactttttttttttttttcaaatagtaGGTCTCCCCCCCCATACATAGAGACACTTTGAGGCAGATAGACCCTTTGAACAAAGTTACAAATTGACCAAATGGTTTATTGTCCTCAAATGCCATTGTCCTATAGATGTTGTTTCTTTGGAAAGTTCTTGCCGAGTTCCCACTGGATCAGCGCTGGTTCTGAAAGATGGCTAACCCATCTGTGGCAGTTATCCAGTATTCATAGAATCACAGTTACATATGAAACTAGGTTGCTATTTCACCGAGTTACAGGGAGAATCACCTGGATTACAGTATAGCACAATGTTATGAGAAACCTGGAAGTGCAACTGACTGACAGGAAAGGTGTTTGGAAATGCACTCACACTATTAGAAGGGTTAATATATCCTCTGAAGGTGCACAGGGAAGTTCAGTAGCACCTGTAGTAGATTTCCTCAAGTGATTCGGCTTTAAGTAATGTCCATGGAATAGAGACGTTCCTTGGAGGATGGCATGTCACAGTAGGGGCTGGTTATTCAACCTGCCTGTAGGCCATGGTGCACTGCAATGGCCATAATATACACCTTCAGCATAGTTGAGGACATGTCCATACAGTAGATGTAGAGGCTTGTCATGGGACTTGACGAGGTCCCGTGCACCACGGATGGCATTTTGCTGGCTACTCAGGACCTTTTGAAAAGAGCAAAATGCCTTTGTCTGCTACACTCCCCTGAGAGACTGATGTTCTAGACGTATCTCGATGCTTCTGGCGCTCAGAATTGACAGTGCCACGTGCATGCAGCTCAAAGAAATACTCATGGTGCTAAAGAGAGGCCGAAGTGTCAAACTGAACTGAAGTGCTTGGTCTTGGTGTCTTGGTAGGCAAACGTCAATCAGGATGTAGGAATGTACTATACACTGATGTGATTTTAAGAACCAGTTCATACGTCTCTAATCTAGAATTGAATTGGTTTGATGGAAACCACTGTCCTCCTTCTGAACAAGAAAGTATGGTGAGTAGAACCCCTTTTCCTGAGCTGTAGGGTATACCTGCTTTACTTTGGTCAGATTGAGGCCACTGGAAGAGCTGCAGTTTGTATCCTTGCGACATAGTCATCAAGACCTACAGCTCTGATGTAGTCGATGCCTGGTCCAGTATTTTCAACTGGAAAGCGAGCCAGTGGTGGACCCTTTAGTGGTGGAGGTGTCGGTAAGGGGTTTCTTTAGGGCCCTTTCCCACATGTTAAACATGGAAGGTTCGCCTTAAAATGTAGAACCAGGCCATGCTGACCTAAGCGTGCTGCAAGGCTGAAAAATTTCACTCAGCACAGCCATGAAGAGATGACAGGAAACAATAGCAATCTATCACCAGCTGTGGAGGA contains these protein-coding regions:
- the LOC108266537 gene encoding cytochrome c oxidase copper chaperone, whose product is MSSIAAASVEPTAAEEKKPLKPCCACPETKKARDACIIEKGEESCTGLIEAHKECMRALGFKI